A genomic region of Arachis hypogaea cultivar Tifrunner chromosome 5, arahy.Tifrunner.gnm2.J5K5, whole genome shotgun sequence contains the following coding sequences:
- the LOC112802278 gene encoding nuclear poly(A) polymerase 1, with product MVIHGLSNLSNGQQRLGITEPISLAGPTEYDVIKTRELEKYLQDAGLYESQEEAVVREEVLGRLDQIVKTWVKTISHAKGLNDQLVHEANAKIFTFGSYRLGVHGPGADIDTLCVGPRHATREEDFFGELHKMLLEMPQVTELHPVPDAHVPVMKFKFNGISVDLLYARLALWVIPEDLDISQDSILQNADEQTVLSLNGCRVTDQVLRLVPNIQNFRTTLRCMRFWAKRRGVYSNVSGFLGGINLALLVARICQLYPNALPNMLVSRFFRVYTQWRWPNPVMLCAIEEGSLGLPIWDPRRNPRDRYHLMPIITPAYPCMNSTYNVTSSTLRIMSQEFQRGSEICEEMEAGDADWDTLFERYPFFEAYKNYLRIDIAAENADDLRQWKGWVESRLRQLTLKIERHTYGMLQCHPHPGEFSDKSRPFHHCYFMGLQRKQGVPVNEGEQFDIRLTVDEFKHSINAYTLLKPGMGIHVSHVKRRNIPNFVFPGGVRPSHPSKITWDSKRSCELRVSGQNGQAEMSQGAVSGADDGRKRKRSEDNMDDNSKVSKSLTSLTPFSREVHEDRTFISASSACSVKFDETEVNNMGDQKSEKPSLQFPSGDSETNGSLRINRELDPILPVTDTSISNEEKLSSDKIISGPYEAHQHQAFPEEPEELEDNNAGSNQVRDNRDNSDSSISKLAVSEHPVISKETCSTQLCTNGGMEELEPAELTAPLLCMNPAPLPQKKPLIRLNFTSLGKASDKEGT from the exons ATGGTGATCCATGGATTGAGCAATCTCAGTAATGGTCAACAAAGATTAGGCATAACTGAGCCTATTTCATTGGCTGGACCAACTGAGTATGATGTGATCAAGACCCGGGAACTTGAGAAG TACTTGCAAGATGCTGGATTATATGAGAGTCAGGAGGAGGCAGTGGTTAGGGAGGAAGTTCTTGGCAGGCTAGACCAG ATTGTGAAGACATGGGTTAAAACCATAAGCCATGCAAAGGGACTCAATGATCAACTGGTGCATGAAGCAAATGCCAAGATTTTCACCTTTGGCTCATATCGGCTAGGG GTACATGGCCCCGGAGCTGATATAGACACTCTTTGTGTGGGACCTAGACATGCAACCCGAGAA gaGGATTTCTTTGGTGAGCTACATAAGATGCTATTGGAGATGCCACAGGTAACAGAGTTGCACCCTGTGCCTGATGCTCATGTCCCTGTGATGaaattcaagttcaatggaaTTTCTGTAGATCTCCTGTATGCAAGATTAGCTTTGTGGGTTATTCCTGAG GACTTAGATATATCGCAAGATTCAATATTGCAAAATGCAGATGAACAAACTGTTCTTAGTCTTAATGGTTGCAGAGTAACTGATCAAGTCTTACGTTTGGTTCCTAATATTCAG AATTTTCGCACCACATTGAGATGCATGAGGTTTTGGGCAAAGCGTCGTGGTGTTTATTCAAAT GTTTCAGGTTTTCTTGGTGGTATAAACTTGGCATTGCTTGTTGCCCGAATATGCCAGCTATATCCTAATGCACTGCCTAATATGTTAGTGTCTCGATTCTTTAGGGTATATACTCAGTGGCGGTGGCCTAATCCAGTCATGCTTTGTGCTATTGAAGAAGGATCTCTTGGACTTCCTATTTGGGATCCTAGAAGAAATCCCAGGGATAGATATCATTTGATGCCTATAATTACTCCTGCTTATCCTTGCATGAACTCTACCTACAATGTGACATCAAGTACTTTGCGTATTATGTCACAGGAATTTCAGAGGGGAAGTGAAATATGTGAG GAAATGGAGGCAGGAGATGCTGATTGGGACACCCTTTTTGAGCGTTATCCCTTTTTTGAAGCTTACAAGAATTATCTACGGATTGACATTGCTGCGGAGAATGCGGATGATCTCAGACAATGGAAGGGCTGGGTCGAATCTCGCCTCCGGCAGTTGACACTGAAG ATCGAGAGGCACACTTATGGCATGCTTCAATGTCATCCACACCCTGGTGAATTTTCTGACAAATCTAGACCTTTCCATCATTGTTACTTTATGGGACTTCAGCGTAAGCAAGGAGTTCCAGTGAATGAAGGTGAACAATTTGATATAAGGCTAACCGTTGACGAATTCAAGCACTCTATTAATGCATATACTCTATTGAAACCTGGAATGGGCATCCATGTTTCCCATGTGAAACGACGTAATATACCTAACTTCGTATTTCCTGGCGGTGTCCGACCTTCCCACCCATCTAAAATAACTTGGGACAGTAAACGAAGTTGTGAATTAAGGGTTTCTGGCCAGAATGGCCAAGCAGAAATGTCTCAAGGAGCTGTATCTGGAGCAGATGACGGGAGGAAGAGAAAACGATCAGAGGACAACATGGATGATAACTCGAAGGTTTCCAAGTCCTTAACATCTTTAACGCCCTTCAGCCGGGAAGTTCACGAAGATAGAACTTTTATTAGCGCTTCCAGTGCTTGTTCTGTGAAGTTTGATGAGACTGAAGTTAACAATATGGGTGACCAAAAGAGTGAGAAACCTTCTTTACAATTTCCGTCTGGGGATAGTGAGACCAATGGATCATTGAGAATCAACAGAGAACTCGACCCTATACTTCCCGTTACTGATACATCTATTTCTAATGAAGAAAAGCTATCCAGTGACAAGATCATATCTGGTCCATATGAAGCACATCAACATCAAGCATTTCCAGAAGAACCTGAAGAGCTTGAAGACAATAATGCGGGTAGTAATCAAGTTAGAGACAATAGAGACAACTCGGACTCTTCAATCTCAAAGTTGGCTGTCTCGGAACATCCAGTTATTTCCAAGGAAACATGTTCGACTCAGTTATGCACTAATGGGGGCATGGAGGAGCTTGAG CCTGCTGAACTGACAGCACCATTATTATGTATGAATCCTGCACCTCTACCTCAGAAGAAGCCTCTTATCAG GTTGAACTTCACCTCTTTAGGGAAAGCTTCTGACAAAGAAGGTACTTAG